One Pristiophorus japonicus isolate sPriJap1 chromosome X, sPriJap1.hap1, whole genome shotgun sequence genomic region harbors:
- the LOC139240951 gene encoding 5'-AMP-activated protein kinase subunit gamma-1 isoform X2, protein MKSHRCYDLVPTSSKLVVFDTSLQVKKAFFALVSNGVRAAPLWDSKTQSFVGMLTITDFINILHRYYKSPLVQIYELEEHKIETWREVYLQDSFKPLVSISPNASLYDAVTSLIKNKIHRLPVVDPLTGNTLYILTHKRILKFLKLFISEMPKPDFMLKTLEELNIGTYKNIAVVNKNTPIYVALGIFVEKRVSALPVVDESGRVGDIYSKFDVINLAAEKTYNNLDITVTKALLHRSQYFEGVLKCYKHETLETIINRLVEAEVHRLVVVDDSDVVKGIVSLSDILQALVLTGGGDASTDLGQCV, encoded by the exons ATGAAGTCACACAGATGCTATGATCTTGTTCCCACCAGCTCCAAACTTGTGGTATTTGACACGTCTCTACAG GTGAAGAAGGCTTTCTTTGCTCTGGTTTCAAATGGAGTCCGTGCAGCTCCACTCTGGGACAGCAAAACACAGAGCTTTGTGG GCATGCTCACAATCACAGATTTCATTAATATTTTACACAGATACTACAAGTCGCCACTG GTTCAGATCTACGAACTGGAGGAACACAAAATCGAAACGTGGCGAG AGGTTTACTTACAAGATTCGTTTAAACCATTGGTGAGCATCTCCCCAAATGCCAG CTTGTATGATGCAGTTACATCGTTGATCAAGAACAAAATTCACCGTCTCCCAGTCGTTGATCCGTTGACCGGGAATACACTCTACATCCTTACGCACAAGCGCATCCTGAAGTTTCTCAAACTCTTT ATTTCAGAGATGCCCAAACCAGATTTCATGTTGAAAACCCTGGAAGAGTTGAACATTGGAACCTACAAGAACATTGCAGTGGTGAACAAAAACACTCCCATTTATGTGGCTTTGGGGATCTTTGTGGAAAAAAGAGTATCTGCATTGCCTGTTGTAGATGAGTCCG GACGCGTGGGGGACATCTACTCCAAGTTTGACGTCATT AACCTGGCTGCCGAGAAGACGTACAACAACCTGGACATTACTGTCACAAAAGCCCTGCTGCACCGCTCACAGTACTTCGAAGGTGTGCTGAAGTGTTACAAACATGAAACCCTCGAGACAATTATCAACCGACTTGTGGAGGCAGAG GTTCATCGGTTGGTGGTGGTTGACGACAGTGATGTGGTGAAGGGAATTGTTTCACTCTCCGATATTCTACAGGCACTGGTGCTGACCGGGGGAG